Within Hyla sarda isolate aHylSar1 chromosome 7, aHylSar1.hap1, whole genome shotgun sequence, the genomic segment tgaatatgctaattttcacatgttaattttcgcatacgcaaagtttcgcatatgcgaaaataaaacgagaatataacgaatatgcgaatattcgcgaatatatgacgaatattcgtccatatattcgcgaatattcgtgaattcgaatatggcctatgccgctcaacactaatggctaTATAAAATAGGGGGATTGGAAATTAAATAGGGggaatttcaccatttgtttataattagagatgagcgaacttacagtaaattcgattcgtcacgaacttctcggctcggcggttgctgacttttcctgcataaattagttcagatttcCAGTGCTCCCTtgttctggaaaaggtggatacagtcctaagagactctttcctaggaatgtatccaccttttccagcccaccggagcaccggaaagctgaactaatttatgcaggataaagcatcaactgccgagccgagaagttcgtgacgaatcgaatttactgtaagttcgctcatctctatttataatatcgaaatcacaatatttacctccataaacaCGATCacacatatcgtgcagccctaatacaaacacatacacacatgtacatacacaaacacatatacacaaacacatacacacatagacacatacacacatatatacacaaacacatacacacatatacacaaacacacatatatacacaaacacatacacacatatatacgcaaacacatacacacatatacatacacacgcacataaacacaaacacatacacacatatacatacacaagcacatatacacacatatacacaaacacatacacacatatacacaaacacatacacacatatacacaaacacatacacacatatacacaaacacatacacacatatacacacaaacacatacacacatatacatacacacgcacataaacacaaacacatacacacatatacatacacaagcacatatacacacattaatAGTCTTTTTTATGCCTTGGGAGGAGATTTACATTGTTCTATTTGGGGTTTGGACACAGTTGGGTCGGTAGAGAATATTTtttaaggggtaaagtggaacacagaacaaatgcagcaatttttttcgtaatttttttttaatgaagtaaacgagataaaggtaagcaatgacttttcttCAGTCTGAAGTGCGGTCCTCATCGGctggaagcagtgaggaggaggaggatgacggaggttctgattccatctctgcttctttttcgtccctctctataaatagggccgtggccatgaagaaggcccctccgatgactgccattatggtggaggtcatgagggcatactccaggctgcggtatttcagaagaggggatttggcatatcctcgttcataggtgtcagatatcaggccgatgaggtacgggctgccggcgtcacctaggaggtgatagattgtcatctgcacggccagagctgaagatctcctccacggagttactacttttagtataatgtcagatatgagggtgaaatttactgacagaagcgtctctccgatgaagatgaagatgttggtggcaacaaGGCTGATGTTGCcgaaagtcaatgccaacagaagaaaaggggcggagagcatcatcgcgcagccacacacaagcgggtccgcccgtgggttggatttgcaatatcttttacttatctccgaccctgctacaactcccagaatgccggagacgactgtaaccacaccaaatattaggatgtcgtgatagtcacacggttcagtgCGGCaggggtccttctcttgtaggagtgttcgtgcgtgggtcaggtatgacggaccccatacacctatggctcccactatgaaggatacagccgtcgatcccatggttgttaacatgaagcttcgatttttaaatagttctttcagatctgtcgcccatttagcaaacttctgggatttgttgttcttcttcccgtttgtagtcgttcttggaagctcctttgtgaccgaaatcatcaaagccacagctatgaggcccaggccaggggtgacccgaaacgcccagtgccaatcaccccttgctgcatcagtcactttgggcccgatgatgtatcctagtccgcagcctacaggtatgacggagtaaaacacgttcagcatgcgggtccgctggtcacttgtaaaaaggtctgcaatgatggagggggcgatggtgcagaaagttgcctctccggctccaaccagcccactcgtcagcaggaagagcaggaaatacccgtcagggatgaatgacagggtaagtgtcatgctcagccaaacgatgactcctgcgcaaacagtatatttcttattacagtggtcgcccaaatatccggcaattggtgcgaccagcacgtagcttccaatgaacaatgtattcaataagccggacagactagcattggtgtcatatgctttctgtatataaggcagcacccccgccacgctggagcgatttgcatagatgagcaaattaacaaaggcgaggatcactacggtgatgatggaacgtgcggtggacatcacgcttagagatggcaggttctgcctctcagggatatcgcccttttctacatccatatcactatggttctccattgcttcttcctcctccttcagcaatgggtcttgtggagaggccatggtcacaggtcagagcctgaaaacactagagagagagataagtgaagacattagacaacatgtcatcattcctgtcattatacaatagatccttcatatagagcagaaatgtccagcacaaaaccacaagataacactaagaccatcgcagcctcagaagaagacgcttctctataagtgttttatatggagacgtcttccctgaggtcaccaatgtctgataacctgaacctgtccggtcctagtaatatctgataaccctgaacctgtccggtcctagtaatatatgataaccctgaacctgtccggtcctagtaatatctgataaccctgcacctgtccggtcctagtaatatctgataaccctgaacctgtccggtcctagtaatatctgataaccctgcacctgtccggtcctagtaatatctgataaccctgaacctgtccggtcctagtaatatctgataaccctgaacctgtccggtcctagtaatatctgataaccctgaacctgtccggtcctagtaatatctgataaccctgaacctgtccggtcctagtaatatctgataaccctgaacctgtccggtcctagtaatatctgataaccctgaacctgtccggtcctaataatatctgataaccctgaacctttccggtcctagtaatatctgataaccctgaaccagtccggtcctagtaatatctgataaccct encodes:
- the LOC130283107 gene encoding protein spinster homolog 1-like, with amino-acid sequence MASPQDPLLKEEEEAMENHSDMDVEKGDIPERQNLPSLSVMSTARSIITVVILAFVNLLIYANRSSVAGVLPYIQKAYDTNASLSGLLNTLFIGSYVLVAPIAGYLGDHCNKKYTVCAGVIVWLSMTLTLSFIPDGYFLLFLLTSGLVGAGEATFCTIAPSIIADLFTSDQRTRMLNVFYSVIPVGCGLGYIIGPKVTDAARGDWHWAFRVTPGLGLIAVALMISVTKELPRTTTNGKKNNKSQKFAKWATDLKELFKNRSFMLTTMGSTAVSFIVGAIGVWGPSYLTHARTLLQEKDPCRTEPCDYHDILIFGVVTVVSGILGVVAGSEISKRYCKSNPRADPLVCGCAMMLSAPFLLLALTFGNISLVATNIFIFIGETLLSVNFTLISDIILKVVTPWRRSSALAVQMTIYHLLGDAGSPYLIGLISDTYERGYAKSPLLKYRSLEYALMTSTIMAVIGGAFFMATALFIERDEKEAEMESEPPSSSSSSLLPADEDRTSD